Proteins encoded by one window of Melopsittacus undulatus isolate bMelUnd1 chromosome 23, bMelUnd1.mat.Z, whole genome shotgun sequence:
- the CDC37 gene encoding hsp90 co-chaperone Cdc37 has translation MVDYSVWDHIEVSDDEDETHPNIDTASLFRWRHQARVERMEQFQKEKEELDKGCRECKRKLSECLRKMRELEVSAPDGGKGELEKLQAEAQQLRKEEKSWEKKLEELKKKEKNLPWNVDTLSKDGFSKSVFNVKAEEKEETEEQKEKKHKTFVERHEKQIKHFGMLRRWDDSQKYLSDNPHLVCEETANYLVIWCIDLEVEEKHALMEQVAHQTIVMQFILELAKSLKVDPRACFRQFFTKIKTADQQYMEGFNEELEAFKERVRGRAKVRIEKAMKEYEEEERQKRLGPGGLDPVEVYESLPPELQKCFDVKDVQMLQDAISKMDPTEAKHHMQRCIDSGLWVPNAKSGEGAGKGGSEGSEEEGKKENGDEEEGNA, from the exons ATGGTGGACTACAGCGTGTGGGACCACATTGAGGTGTCGGACGATGAGGACGAGACGCACCCCAACATCGACACCGCCAGCCTCTTCCGGTGGCGGCACCAG GCTCGGGTGGAGCGGATGGAGCaattccagaaggaaaaggaagagctggATAAAGGCTGCCGGGAATGCAAGCGGAAGCTGAGCGAGTGCCTGAGGAAGATGAGGGAGCTGGAGGTGTCAGCTCCGGACGGTGGGAAGGGGGAGCTGGAAAAGCTCCAGGCTGAGGCCCAACAGCTGCGGAAGGAGGAGAAGAGTTGGGAGAAGAAACTGGAGGAGctgaagaagaaggagaagaacCTGCCTTGGAATGTGGATACCCTGAGCAAGGATGGATTCAGCAAG AGCGTTTTCAACGTGAAAGCcgaagagaaggaggaaactgaggagcagaaggagaagaaacacaaaaccttCGTGGAGAGGCACGAGAAGCAGATCAAACACTTTG ggaTGCTGCGGCGCTGGGATGACAGCCAGAAGTACCTGTCGGATAACCCCCACTTGGTGTGTGAGGAGACAGCCAATTACCTGGTGATCTGGTGCATTGAcctggaggtggaggag aaacACGCGCTGATGGAGCAGGTCGCCCACCAGACCATCGTCATGCAGTTCATCCTGGAGCTGGCCAAGAGCCTCAAGGTGGACCCCAGGGCCTGTTTCAGGCAGTTCTTCACCAAAATCAAG ACGGCCGACCAGCAGTACATGGAGGGCTTCAATGAGGAGCTGGAGGCCTTCAAGGAGCGGGTGCGGGGCCGGGCCAAGGTGCGCATTGAGAAGGCCATGAAGGAgtatgaggaagaggagaggcaGAAGCGACTGGGGCCAGGGGGGCTCGATCCTGTGGAGGTCTACGAGTCCCTGCCACCC GAGCTCCAGAAGTGCTTCGATGTCAAGGATGTCCAGATGTTACAAGATGCCATCAGTAAAATGGATCCAACT GAAGCCAAGCACCACATGCAGCGCTGCATCGACTCCGGCCTCTGGGTCCCCAATGCCAAGagtggggaaggagctgggaaaggCGGAAGTGAGGGCTcggaagaggaagggaagaaggaaaacggggatgaggaggaaggaaacgcgtga